The following nucleotide sequence is from uncultured Draconibacterium sp..
GTACATGCTCATCTATTTTTTCGGTATCAGGAGTTATTCCAACCAAACAATTTTTATTGAACGATTTGCAGGCATCTGCCAGCAAACTTGCCGATTGCAAGAAATTCGCGATCAGCACCGGCTTAAAAACATTCAGCTGAAAATGGCCGTAGGAATTGGCCACCGAAATGGTTGTATCATTACCCATAACCTGGGTGCAAACCATCGAGAGTGCTTCAATTTGTGTTGGATTTACTTTGCCCGGCATAATCGATGACCCCGCTTCATTTGCAGGAATATTCAATTCGCTGATTCCCGCCCGTGGCCCCGAAACCATTACGCGTAAATCGTTTACAATTTTCAATAAACTAACGGCTATCTGCTTTATTGCACCATGCGATTGCACAAAAGCATCGTGCCCGGCAATCAATGCAAACTTATTTTGAGCTTTTGTAAAGGGTAATCCGGTTTCGTTGCTAATTTCATCTACAATTTCATCATCGAAACCTTCAGGTGCATTCATTCCCGTTCCCACTGCAGTTCCGCCTAAAGGCAGCTCCTGCATATCGGGCAAAGTATTTTTTAATGCATTTATCCCTTTCTCAATTTGGGTTGAATAGGCTGAGAATTCCTGCCCCAGAGTTATCGGTACGGCATCCATAAAATGGGTTCTGCCAATTTTTACGATGGCCTTAAATTCCTCCGATTTCTTTTGGAAAGTATCATGAAGCTC
It contains:
- the fumC gene encoding class II fumarate hydratase, whose translation is MNYRVEKDTLGEINVPEKKLWGAHTQRSLENFSIGPEASMPEEIIESFAIIKKAAARSNNKLGILSTNKKQLIETVCDEILAGKLKEHFPLVIWQTGSGTHTNMNCNEVIANRVKQIVENDFQWENIELHPIDDVNKSQSSNDTFSAAMHIAAYKKLTGDLLPALKELHDTFQKKSEEFKAIVKIGRTHFMDAVPITLGQEFSAYSTQIEKGINALKNTLPDMQELPLGGTAVGTGMNAPEGFDDEIVDEISNETGLPFTKAQNKFALIAGHDAFVQSHGAIKQIAVSLLKIVNDLRVMVSGPRAGISELNIPANEAGSSIMPGKVNPTQIEALSMVCTQVMGNDTTISVANSYGHFQLNVFKPVLIANFLQSASLLADACKSFNKNCLVGITPDTEKIDEHVHNSLMLVTALTPHIGYDKAAQIAKYAHANKCSLKVAAAELNLVSEKQFDEWVKPGDMTRPNLDGKKNK